The following are encoded together in the Pleurocapsa sp. FMAR1 genome:
- a CDS encoding phycobiliprotein lyase — MVFAETTNIALQSLAVDFFRKSAGSWDSHRRYYSLNKDAEPQEVESLLNISFLEQGAPELAELAQSHELEDLSALVCGTKVTWESNYTSESRKPVTGSTVFGIKGNILYRDRGFATPKPIIAVCSFTNPDTMSLRTEYNSNVFEEEIKLVGSKYRTRQTIISRAGQEITIGQYLEKRV, encoded by the coding sequence ATGGTATTTGCGGAAACAACAAATATTGCCTTACAGTCTTTAGCAGTCGATTTTTTCCGTAAGTCGGCAGGTAGTTGGGATTCCCACAGACGCTACTATAGTCTTAACAAAGACGCAGAACCTCAAGAGGTAGAAAGCTTACTTAATATTTCATTTTTAGAACAAGGCGCACCTGAGTTAGCTGAACTAGCTCAAAGCCATGAATTAGAAGATTTATCAGCCTTAGTTTGTGGAACTAAAGTTACTTGGGAAAGCAACTATACTAGCGAAAGTCGCAAGCCTGTTACTGGTTCTACTGTATTTGGGATAAAAGGTAATATACTATATCGCGATCGCGGTTTTGCCACCCCCAAACCTATTATCGCTGTTTGTTCTTTTACTAATCCAGACACTATGAGTTTGCGTACCGAGTATAATTCCAACGTCTTTGAAGAAGAAATCAAGTTAGTTGGTAGTAAGTATCGCACTAGACAAACTATTATTTCCCGCGCAGGACAAGAGATTACTATTGGTCAGTACTTAGAAAAGCGAGTGTAG
- a CDS encoding DUF1269 domain-containing protein has product MSELIVVGFDNELKADEVLHKLGDMQKEHLVDLDDAVVVIKNEKGKVKVKQSYDLVTSGALSGGFWGSLIGLLFLHPLLGVAAGLATGALSGALTDVGVDDEFIKDLGKTIEPSTSALFLLVRKATPDKVLEELRPYGGKLLRTSLSKSDEASLKAALEKAKVEA; this is encoded by the coding sequence ATGAGCGAACTAATTGTAGTTGGTTTTGATAACGAACTAAAGGCCGATGAAGTGCTACACAAGTTAGGAGATATGCAAAAAGAGCATTTAGTCGATCTAGATGATGCCGTAGTCGTTATTAAAAACGAAAAAGGAAAGGTCAAGGTAAAACAGTCTTATGACTTGGTTACATCAGGTGCGCTCAGCGGTGGTTTTTGGGGTTCGCTAATTGGACTTCTATTTCTCCATCCCCTCTTAGGAGTTGCAGCAGGACTTGCTACTGGAGCTTTGAGCGGTGCCTTAACTGATGTAGGGGTTGACGACGAGTTTATCAAAGATTTAGGCAAAACCATAGAACCAAGTACATCGGCTTTATTTCTCTTAGTACGCAAAGCTACTCCTGATAAGGTTTTAGAAGAATTACGTCCTTATGGCGGAAAACTGCTACGAACTTCTCTCTCAAAATCAGATGAGGCAAGTTTAAAAGCTGCTTTAGAAAAAGCAAAAGTCGAAGCATAG